The following nucleotide sequence is from Aneurinibacillus soli.
ACATTTTTATCACCTGACAAACATTTCACATGGCCTTATCGATCCAGAAGGGAACATTTTGTCTGCGATCGGATGGCAGGATATTTGTATCAAGTTTCACCGAGCCCATCCTCATTCTGGACAGAGATGCAAGGAAAGTGATCTGTCGATCCAAGAACGTCTTCATCTAAGCCAGGAATACGGTTCTTATATATGCCAGAACGGGTTGGTCGAATCTTTCATACCAATCATAATTGAGGGAGAGCATCTGGCAACGTTAATACTTGGTCAGTTTTTCTATGAAGAACCGGATATCAATTACTTTCGTAGACAGGCTCGGGAATTCGGATTTAGTGAAGAAAATTATTTGAATGCGCTTTCAGAAGTGCCGATCATTTCTCCGAAAGAAGTCGATGCTTGTATGAAATATTTTGTCCATCTGGCGGAGATGCTTGCCGACATGGGTCTTACCCATTTGAAACAGCGACAAGCAGAAGAATCATTGAGAAAGACTAACCAGCATCTGGACTCATTGGTCAAGCAACGAACGAAAGAACTGGCGGAAGCGAACCAGGAGCTTCAGAAAGATATTCAAAAGCGGAAACAGACGGAAATAAAGTTACGGGACAGTGAAGAGCGACTGCGCCTGATGCTGCAAAACATGCCTGTCATGATGAAGGCCTATGATGAACAAGGAAACATCGCTGTATGGAATCGGGAATGTGAACTGGTGACCGGATACAGCCAAGAAGAAATGATCGGAAATCCTAATGCTCTTACATGGCTATATCCGGATGAAACATATTTTCACCATGTGAATACAGAATGGATGGAGCAAGGGAACGATTTTCGAGATTGGGAGAAGACGTTAACGTGTAAAGATGGAACAGAGAAAACCATCTCATGGTTTAGTATCTCGGGACGCTTTCCGGTTCCTGGATGGGGCTTTTGGGCAATCGGTGTAGACATCACACAGCGGAAGCAAACAGAGAGACAGTTGCGGAAAACAGCTTCAGAACTGAAAGCTATTTTCCAGGCCCTGCCTGACCTGTACTTCCGGCTTGATAAAGATGGAACCATTATTCATTCGCAGGCTAGAGACCCAAATGATTTTTATGTATCCCCGGAAGAATTCATAGGAAAAAAATTCCGAGATATACTACCGTCCGAAACAGGATTTCAATTGCAGCAAGCAAGTGATTACGCGATTGAGACGAACTCACTCGCTTGTGTTGAATATTCATTGCCTATGAAGCAGGAAATGCACTATTTTGAAGCCAGGTTTTTGCCGCTTCTCGAAAGTCAGCTTATGGTGATCGTCCGTACTATTACGGACCGCAAACGAGTAGAACAAGCATTGTTAGAAGAGCGTAATTTTATCAACACGATTCTTGATACAGTTGATACTCTGGTGCTCGCGATGGATCGCCATGGAAGGATCGTTCACTTTAACTGTGCCTGCGAGAAATTATCGGGTTATTCATTTCATGAGGTGCAAGGGACCTTTGTGTGGGAACAGTTGCTGCTCCCGGAAGATGTACAGACAGTTCGGGAGCTCTTTCAAGACCTTAGCATTGAAAAAGTAGACCTACACAAAGAGAATATGTGGAGAACGAAAGATGGAAGACATCGCTTAATCAGCTGGTCAAATTCCATTCTCTTAGACAGCGAGGGGCAAATCAAATATGTTATTGGGACAGGAATTGATAGTACGGACCGTAGAAGGACTGAAGAATTGCTGCGGAAATCAGACAGACTGGCGGCTGTAGGACAATTGGCTGCCGGAGTTGCACATGAGGTACGCAATCCACTGACTGTATTAAAAGGATTTACCCAGTTATTAAAAAATGGATTTACTGAGTATGAAAATTATTTAACACTGATGGAATCTGAGGTCGAGCGAATCGAACTGATTATTAGCGAATTTTTGACGCTGGCCAAACCTGAGGTGATGAATGTTCAAAAGAAGGATCTTGGAGCGTTCTTGCAGCAAGTTGTTGATCTGATGAATACGAAAGCAATCTTGAACAGTATTCAGATCACATTGAAGATTGATCAGGAGCTTTCCCCAATCACATGTGATGAAAATCAATTAAAGCAGGTTTTTATTAATACGCTGCAAAATGCGATTGAAGCAATGCCTCACGGAGGGAACATTTTCATTTTTGTTGAAAAATATGATTATGAACAAGTCCAGATCCGTATCATAGATGAAGGGTGCGGCATTCCTCAAGAGCGAATTCCGAGACTCGGGGAACCTTTCTATAGCACAAAAGAAAAAGGAACAGGACTGGGTCTTATGGTGAGCTACAAAATTATCGAAAGACATGAAGGAAGCTTTTTCATTCATAGTGAACTCAACA
It contains:
- a CDS encoding PocR ligand-binding domain-containing protein; protein product: MKYKFSDLVDITKLQKLMKHFYHLTNISHGLIDPEGNILSAIGWQDICIKFHRAHPHSGQRCKESDLSIQERLHLSQEYGSYICQNGLVESFIPIIIEGEHLATLILGQFFYEEPDINYFRRQAREFGFSEENYLNALSEVPIISPKEVDACMKYFVHLAEMLADMGLTHLKQRQAEESLRKTNQHLDSLVKQRTKELAEANQELQKDIQKRKQTEIKLRDSEERLRLMLQNMPVMMKAYDEQGNIAVWNRECELVTGYSQEEMIGNPNALTWLYPDETYFHHVNTEWMEQGNDFRDWEKTLTCKDGTEKTISWFSISGRFPVPGWGFWAIGVDITQRKQTERQLRKTASELKAIFQALPDLYFRLDKDGTIIHSQARDPNDFYVSPEEFIGKKFRDILPSETGFQLQQASDYAIETNSLACVEYSLPMKQEMHYFEARFLPLLESQLMVIVRTITDRKRVEQALLEERNFINTILDTVDTLVLAMDRHGRIVHFNCACEKLSGYSFHEVQGTFVWEQLLLPEDVQTVRELFQDLSIEKVDLHKENMWRTKDGRHRLISWSNSILLDSEGQIKYVIGTGIDSTDRRRTEELLRKSDRLAAVGQLAAGVAHEVRNPLTVLKGFTQLLKNGFTEYENYLTLMESEVERIELIISEFLTLAKPEVMNVQKKDLGAFLQQVVDLMNTKAILNSIQITLKIDQELSPITCDENQLKQVFINTLQNAIEAMPHGGNIFIFVEKYDYEQVQIRIIDEGCGIPQERIPRLGEPFYSTKEKGTGLGLMVSYKIIERHEGSFFIHSELNKGTTVTILLPIELVGARQYIQ